Proteins encoded by one window of Crassostrea angulata isolate pt1a10 chromosome 9, ASM2561291v2, whole genome shotgun sequence:
- the LOC128163078 gene encoding calcitonin gene-related peptide type 1 receptor-like, translating to MERFYRPLVTLLSLCLVAVKSEYCRVRSNNNLSDVAYRQTTCTLCYNYLVKSHDKPQFRSSPDAEGICLNHTRRNEIVCPTHENQTTMDYVCSTLSTSKCVQWTACCVSAWECCLSHKQENTSRRAAVGQCPGTWDGWLCWDRSPAGSVVSQACPSFLKYSSADARAVKNCTEGGTWWSDVTVGEHTDYSQCLSGRGLQDKIDFFKKVTVVRISVNSVGLVLLCSSIGILLFYRQLRIQQRIKLHVHLFLSLLVRGVLELCWDVAIRYRRLEQGSQGTDDLGCKFLYIMNRFGWSAPFFWMLCEGFFLHRLLIKTFERQKTLIYYYIFGWGTPVILILVYLSIKIESSKSSPSSSTDYCWLDTASSAETGLYWIIFAPTILCLVLNLVFFINILRILIRQVRTLPSEPSNFRKALKATFILIPLFGLHQFFLIYQPTADEDGYEFFQMVGGVINNAQGIMVALIFCFLNGEVISHIKSSYDNVRLQQSIDRRRSLTSQTNTRRFSASSVNIHQNGLPYVSSFHDLNDTLKLAEKNNIPMEEIHADGMVNHGCETIETKENGHVQ from the exons ATGGAGCGGTTCTATCGTCCACTCGTCACCTTACTGTCTCTGTGTCTG GTCGCTGTTAAATCAGAGTACTGCAGGGTTCGATCCAACAACAACCTGTCTGACGTTGCCTACCGACAGACCACCTGTACCCTGTGTTACAACTACCTGGTCAAATCCCACGATAAGCCGCAGTTCCGGTCCTCCCCGGACGCTGAGGGGATCTGTCTGAACCACACCCGACGGAACGAGATTGTGTGTCCCACACATGAAAACCAAACCACCATGGACTACGTGTGTAGTACCTTAAGTACAAGCAAGTGCGTTCAGTGGACTGCTTGCTGCGTCAGTGCGTGGGAGTGTTGTCTCTCCCACAAACAGGAGAACACGAGTCGCCGCGCGGCAGTGGGTCAGTGCCCGGGGACCTGGGATGGTTGGCTGTGCTGGGACAGGTCCCCCGCGGGGTCCGTTGTCAGTCAGGCGTGCCCAAGCTTCCTCAAATACTCATCCGCGGATG CCAGAGCTGTTAAGAACTGCACGGAGGGAGGAACGTGGTGGTCCGACGTCACAGTGGGCGAACACACGGACTACAGCCAGTGTCTGAGTGGGCGGGGCCTACAGGACAAGATTGAC TTTTTCAAGAAAGTGACAGTGGTTCGAATCTCTGTAAACAGTGTTGGACTCGTGCTCTTGTGTTCCTCCATTGGGATTCTTCTGTTTTACAG ACAGCTGAGGATACAGCAGAGGATCAAGTTACACGTGCACCTGTTCCTGTCCCTGCTGGTCAGGGGGGTGCTGGAGCTCTGCTGGGATGTGGCCATCCGCTACAGGAGACTCGAACAGGGATCCCAGGGCACGGACGAT CTTGGATGCAAGTTCCTGTACATCATGAATCGCTTTGGATGGTCGGCACCATTTTTCTGGATGTTGTGTGAGGGGTTTTTCCTACATAGACTATTAATCAAGACATTCGAACGACAGAAAACTTTGATTTACTACTATATCTTTGGATGGG gaaCACCGGTGATTCTAATCCTCGTTTACCTAAGCATCAAAATAGAGTCCTCAAAATCATCCCCGTCCTCATCAACGGA TTACTGCTGGCTGGACACGGCGTCATCAGCAGAGACCGGTCTATACTGGATTATATTCGCTCCCACCATACTCTGTCTAGTG cTAAATCTAGTGTTCTTCATCAACATTCTGCGGATTTTGATCAGACAGGTACGCACGTTACCATCAGAACCCAGTAACTTCAG GAAGGCTCTGAAGGCCACCTTTATCCTAATCCCTCTGTTTGGGCTCCATCAGTTTTTCCTGATTTACCAGCCGACAGCGGACGAGGATGGCTACGAGTTCTTCCAGATGGTGGGCGGGGTCATCAACAATGCTCAG GGAATCATGGTCGCACTGATATTCTGTTTTTTAAATGGCGAG GTCATTTCTCATATAAAATCTTCTTACGACAACGTACGACTTCAGCAGAGCATAGACAGACGGAGAAGTCTGACGTCACAGACAAACACCCGCCGGTTCTCGGCGTCCTCGGTCAACATCCACCAAAATGGCCTCCCTTACGTCTCGTCTTTTCACGACTTGAACGATACATTGAAACTGGCTGAGAAAAACAACATTCCAATGGAAGAGATACATGCGGACGGAATGGTCAACCATGGATGTGAAACCATAGAAACCAAAGAAAACGGTCACGTGCAATAA